In the Bacillus sp. FJAT-42376 genome, ATTGGCTGAGTGCGGACGCAATGGAAAGAGACATCATGTTTTCAGGGAAACCGGTAATCGCTTTTCTTGCCCTTTCGGCAATGTCGGCCGGGAGCTCAGACCAGTCTTCCCGTACATTTCCGGCGATTAGATAAGCGGCGATAAACACCTCTTTTGTCAGCGGATTTCGCAGGTTTTTTAAAGCCGCTCCATCAGGTATGGCATCTTTTGCCTCGGTTATGAGGAGGTTCGTCACACCTGCAAGCAGGCTGATCACAGCAAATACGAAAAGCCATACCTCGTGCAAAACAAGGGACACGATTAATGCGGCAGCACCGGTAATGAGGCTTGCAAGCGGACCGCCTAAAATGTGCCAGTAAAGCTGCTTTTCAATAGAGGCCTTTCTCTCAGTGAGATCAGGATACATGGCAGCTCTCCCGCCAATGCTCAAGCCATGCTTTTCCCATTTGACCCGAGTCTTGCTCCGTTCTTTCGTTATGAGCACCGGTCCGACAAGGATGCTGTAAAAAGTCATCCCTCTCGCAGCACCTCCGGCTAAATGGCCAAGTTCATGGAAAAAAACAGAAAGATAGTGGCCGAACCAAAAATAAACGCACAGCCAGAACAAAGTATTCAAGGAAAGATCGACTTGGAAATAATCGAGTAAAAAATAGGTGCCAAAACCTCCTGCGGCTGCACCGATCAGGTTCATGACAATCAGTTTTTTCATGCTGCCTCCTTATAGCAGGAACGTATTAGTTTCATTATAATACGATTTCGAACGGATAGGATGGAAAAATGAGAATAAATGGATTTTGGATGTTGCCTTCACTTTGTTCCCCTATTTATTTCTGGCTTGTTTTAAGTGTTTTAACAATTGTATCCTGCCTTTTTTTGAATTTCCCTCCATGTACTCAAATGTACAGCTCCCAATTCGGGTATAGGTTCACCTTCAAGTGCTGATATGTATTCTAATGAATTTCCGTCAGGATCCTCAAAGTAGTAGCTTGCAGATGGCATCCATGAGTGGACAATTGGTTCACTAGTGTCAAGACCGAAATCAGGTGACAACTCTATTCCTTGTTTGCTTAGAAAAGTGGGGGCGTTTAGCAGTTCTTCTAAATTAACATGAAAAGCAAAGTGAGATTTTCTAAACTTTACTTTAGGTACCTCCCATACTCCTAACATCTGCTTTTTTTTCGCAGGGTCACCTATCCAAAAGAAAGCAACTCCGCGCTCTTTAATGATATATGCTACTTCCAATTCTAATTTTCGATAAAACTCTATTGAATTCATTAAATGAAGGGTATAAACGTGGGTCTCAAATAGTTCAAGGTTCTTCATCAGTTATCTAACTCCTTTGGTTAATTAGGACTTATCCTAATTGTAAATAATAACCTTTGAATATAAATCCAGAAATAGATGGAATGTACTTGCAACTTTAGTCTTACATACCAAAATGAATAGAACTGTATTCAATGCTATTATTATGTAAGAGATGATCCAATCGGTCAGCTGGTTTATATGGAAAATAGTTCTTAACATTCTATTAATATATTGGTATTCTTAATTTTGTATAAATATTGAAAGCGCTTTTATGAAAGGGGATGCCTATGGATAGTGGAGTCGTTTTATCAATCGGGATTTATATGGCGGGCATGCTGCTGATCGGTTATTTGGCTTACCGGCGCACAGCAAATTTAAATGACTACATGCTTGGCGGAAGAAATCTGGGGCCGGCTGTAACGGCACTCAGTGCAGGTGCATCGGACATGAGCGGCTGGCTTTTAATGGGGCTGCCCGGAGCTATGTTTGTATCCGGATTAAGTGCCGGATGGATTGTTGTGGGATTAACGGCAGGAGCCTGGCTGAACTGGCTGTTTGTCGCGCCGAGATTGCGTACATATACGGAAGTGGCCAACAATTCGATTACGATTCCGGATTATTTTGATAACCGGTTTAAAGATCACTCCCGGATTTTGAGAGTGACCTCAGCGCTTGTCATCTTAATCTTTTTTACCTTCTATACATCCTCGGGAATGGTGGCAGGAGGAGAACTGTTTAAATCGGCCTTTCATCTTGATTACCGGTGGGGAATCTGGCTGACGGCAAGTGTTGTGATCCTGTATACACTTTTTGGCGGGTTTCTTGCGGTCAGCTGGACAGATTTTGTGCAGGGTACCATTATGTTTATTGCTCTTATTCTCGTTCCAATTGTAACCATTGCCAATATTGGAGGCTGGACGGAAACCTTCAGTGAAATCCGCTCCATCGACCCAACGCTTTTGGAAGCATTCAAAGGCACTTCCTTCATCGGGATCATTTCTTTGCTTGCCTGGGGTCTCGGCTATTTCGGCCAGCCTCATATTATCGTCCGTTTTATGGCGATTACCTCGGTGAAAGAAATGAAGAGTGCGAGAAGAATCGGGATGGGGTGGATGATCTTCTCGATTGTCGGTGCGATGTTTACAGGACTTGTCGGAATTGCTTATTTCAGCATCGAAAATATGAAACTTCCGAATGAAGAGACGGTCTTTATCGTCCTGTCCGACGTATTATTTCCGTCTCTGATTACCGGCTTCCTTCTGGCCGCGATTCTGGCGGCGGTTATGAGTACGATTGCGTCCCAGCTTCTCGTCACCTCCAGTGCCATTACGGAGGATTTCTATAAAGCGTTTTTCCGGAAAAACGCTTCGGATAAAGAGCTCGTACTTGTCGGCAGGCTCGCTGTTCTAGGCATAGCCTTAATCGCGCTCGTCATGGCCTTAAATCCGAGTAAAACAATCCTGAATTTGGTCGGGTACGCATGGGCCGGATTCGGAGCGGCGTTCGGACCAGTTGTCCTGCTGAGCCTGTACTGGAAACGCATGACGAAATGGGGAGCCCTTGCCGGAATGATTGGCGGAACCCTTACGGTAATTATATGGGAACAAATCCCGCTCCCATTCTTTAAGGAAGTTTACGAAATTATACCGGGCTTCATTGTGTGCGCCGCTGCTATTGCGGTCACGAGCCTGCTCACAGCCAAGCCTTCCCAGGACATGGAAAACGAATTCGACGAAGCAGTCCGGATGCTGACTGGAGAAAAAAGCAACGACAAGGCTCTTCCTTTATAGGGAGAGCTTTTTTCAAAAAAGACAATAGAGGAGAAGAAGCGATGAAACCATTTCAAAATGTAATTAAATCAGCAGATCAGCTGGAAGAGATTTGGGGGAAACCGGGTAAGCTTGCTGCAAACAAAGTCATTCCCTATCTGGACGCTCACTGTATAAACTTTCTATCACTTTCTCCATTTGTAGTAATCGGTACGTCTAATGCCGATGGAGAATGTGATGTTTCACCAAGAGGCGACCATCCAGGTTTTATTCTCGTATTGAACGAAAAGCAGCTGGTCATACCGGAGCGGCCGGGAAACAAGCGCCTGGACTCCATTCGCAATCTATTGGAAAATCATCATGCAAGCCTGTTATGTATCATACCCGGTTTGGATGAAACGCTGAGAATTACCGGGAAAGCTTCTATTATAAAGGACCCGGATATTCTGGAGCAAATGAAGGCCAAAGGAAAAACACCGATTGCAGGGATCGCGGTTGAAGTCGGGGAGTGCTTCATCCATTGCGGAAAAGCAATGAAGCGGTCACACCTCTGGAACCATACGGAATGGCATGCTGCAGAAGAACTGCCTAAAGCAAACGAAATATTGGCAGAGCATGCAAAAAGCGCAGGACTTGATGCTGTAGGCGTGGCGGCTGCTTTGGAAGAAAGCTACAGAAAAAGAATGTATTAAAAACGGAGTGAATAGCCCGCAATCCGCTGACAGCGGATAAAACGACCGGCTTACTGGCAAATAGAGAAGGATGGGTGCGTGTTTTTTGAAGTTGGAGAGGTTTTTATGGATAGAGGGGAGCTGTCCAAACTAGTTAGGTTAGGCGGCCTGAGAGATATCGGCGATTTTTTCGATATATCGGCGATTTTTCCAATATATCGACTAATTTTTCAATATATCGGCGATTTTTTCAATATATCGATTTTTCGACATGATACGCTAAGCTTCGCTGGCCGCTCTCCCAGTCTGGCCGCCGACAAAGTCCGTAATATACCTAGGTCCCCGCCGCCCCTCTAAATCCCGTGCCCCCACCCGGTTCCAAGTGCGCCCCCCCCCTAAATCCCGCCATCCAGCCTTCCGTTTTCAAATGAAAAGGATGCCCCAAAAAAAGGCATCCTCTTCCTATTTCAATGCATTCAGCATGTAAGTTCGTGTAGTTGGTCCATATACTCCATCATCAGCAAGGGCCGAATAACGGGCTTGGAAGCGGCGGACGGCAGCGGTTGTCTGCGGTCCGTATTGTCCGTCAATGGAACCGGTGTAAACTCCAAGCTTTTGCAGGGCCCGCTGAATTTGCTTAACAGGCTCTCCGGTTGAACCTTCTCTGTAGACTCCGGCTGGCAGGGGATAGCTGGCGGATGGCGGCTTGACCCGGTTTAGTGCAGCATAGGTCTGACTGCCGACAATGCCATCAGCGGTGAGTTTGTTTTTCTTTTGAAAAGCAATGACCGCTGCTTCCGTATCTGCTCCGAAAATTCCGTCTGCTGAGAGGCGGTATCCGGAAGCCATCAATTTTCTTTGAACGTCTTTCACCAAATCTCCTGTATCGCCTTTTCTCACCGGCAGGCTTTCTGCAGGGGGTGAAGAAGCGGGGGGCTTGCCAAAGTCATTGGCCAGTGACCGTTTGACGCTGCTTATAAACTGCGCCCATGATACACCGTAGCGCTGGAAAGCATTCAGCGGATCGGTCCGTCTTGATGGATCAAGCGTGTAGTGGCCGATGATGTGTTTATCCGGATTCAATCCGAACCGGTCGCACAGGTACGCGTGATACCAAACATAACGGTCGAATGCCTTCTGGAAATTAATGCTGCCGCCAAAGCAAAATTCAACTCCGATGGCTGCATCGTTGGCATCTTCCCCAAAGCGGCGGTTGTCTTCCGTAATGCCGTATTGGACATGGTAGGCTTTTTCATCAAGCGGAATGATTTCTAAAATGGTCTTATCGTCGATAAACGTGTGGGCGGAAGCGGATGGCTGCTGATTGTTAAAATATTCGCGGTTCTGAGCCGCACTTGTCCCAGGATTCCCAGTGTCATGGCTGACAATGAACAGAACGGTCCCTATTTTAGCTCCGGAGCGGGAATTCCCGGTCCGAATGTAGGAACGCTGTATAGGATATTTCACTCTCTCACTCTCCATCTCTCTATATAGCTAGTTTATGTTTCTGGAAAAACAACGTTCCGAAGATTCGACAAAATGGTTATCCACACAAAATTCGCACAATATAGAATAATTCAAGAGTTATCAACGTTATCCACACAATTGGTAGGTCATTACATGCAATATTGTGGATAGGTGGGCTTTATCCTCCTAGTCACCCACACGTTTTTCCACAATATCAACAGGGGTGTGTATAACTTATTCACAGATTTGCGGAATTTGTAGAATGGTGCGGAACATCATTGCTACATAAGAAAAACGTTCAAAAAATAGATACAGCCCTGAATGGATAGAGTAGCGAGGAAGAGAAAAGAATGATGACAAAAATAGACATATTACTGGTATAGACAACTAGCCTTATAGATGGTAAAGTTTGTTTAGAATCAGAAAAAAGGAGTGCCTGTAAACATGATTGCGATTACTCAAGCAGCCGTTTATGCAGAAACGGGAACTTTTATACCTGGCTACGTCCTTATACAAGATGGAAAAGTGAAAGAGACGGGAATGATGGAAGCGTTAACTATTCCTGAGGGATGTCAAGAGATCAGGCTGACAGAAAACATCGAGCTGATCCCCGGAATGATCGACATGCACATCCATGGAGCAGGCGGTGCGGATGTGATGGATGCACAAGAAGAGGCACTTAAAACGATGGCCCGGCAGCTTGTTCAGGAAGGGACGACAAGTTTTCTTCCAACTACTATGACGTCGGATGTTTCTTCAATTGAAAAAGCCCTTTCGAATCTGGATGTCTTTATGTCTAGACCGGCTTCAGGAGCGGAAGTGCTCGGTATTCATGTAGAAGGGCCCTTTCTTTCTCCGAAGCGGGCCGGTGCGCAGCTTCCGGGTCATTTCCTGAAGCCGGATATCGAGCTTTTTCAGGAATGGCAGGAAAAAGCAGGGAACGGAATTAAAATGATGACGATGGCTCCTGAGCTGGAAGGCGGCCTTAAGCTTGCGCAGCACTTAGCGGAGACAGGCGTCATTCCTTCCATCGGGCATTCGGATGCTCTTTTCCATGAAGGGGAAAAAGCGGCGGAACACGGAGTCATTCAGGCCACCCATCTTTTCAATGGAATGAGAGGGCTCCATCACCGGGAAGCGGGAACGGCAGGATTCGCCTTGCTTGATCCCCGTATAAAATGCGAAATCATTGCAGATGGAGTACATGTTGCTCCTGAAATGATCAGACTGGCTTATCAGATCAAAGGTGCAGACGGGATGATTCTCATTACAGACTCTATGAGGGCTAAAGGACTTGAAAATGGTGTCTATGATCTTGGAGGACAAGATGTGCATGTGAAGGACGGCAGAGCGGAGCTTTCTAACGGGTCCCTTGCAGGCAGCGTCCTGAAGATGAACGAGGCGGTCCGCAATATGAAGCGTTTTACAGGCTGTTCCACAAAAGACATCATCCAGATGGCTTCTGCCAATCCGGCAAAACAGCTTAATGTGTATGACCGGAAAGGAAGCATCAGAGCAGGGAAGGATGCCGATCTCACAGCCCTGTCAAAGGATGGGGAAGTTGTTCTTACGATTAGTGCCGGAGAAGTTGCTTATCAAAAGGAGGATTCCAATGAAACTGATTAAAACGGAAAATTACCGGGATATGAGCCAGAAAGCTTCGCATATTTTTTTGGATCAAATGGATGCAAAACGGGACCCTGTTCTTGGACTTGCTACCGGCGGAACCGTTAAAGGGGTTTACTATGAACTGATCCAGCTTTATAAAGAAGGACGCATTTCATTTTCAGAGGCCGTCTCGTTCAATTTGGATGAGTATTTCGGAATGAAAAAAGAGGACCCTAACAGTTATTTCAGCTATATGCAGAAGCAGCTGTTCCATTATACGGACTTTGCACCGAATCATAACCACATTCCCGACGGAACAGCCGAAGATCCAGTCAGAGAATGCGGACGGTATGAGCGGATGATTGAAGAAGCGGGCGGAGTGGATCTGCAGCTGCTCGGCATTGGAGAAAACGGCCACATTGGATTTAATGAGCCCGGCACATCTTTTGATATCCCCACTCATCTTGTCCAGCTGACGGACTCAACGCGAAAAGCGAATGCCCGGTATTTTGAAACGATGAACGATGTTCCAGAAAAAGCGGTTACCATGGGAATCAACACAATTATGAAAAGCCGCAAAATTGTTCTTCTTGCTTCCGGTGTCAAAAAGGCGGCAGCGATCGAAAGGCTTTGGTACGGAGAGGTCACGGAAGAATTTCCTGCATCCGTATTAAAAAATCATCCCGATGTCACCATTATTGCAGATGCGGAAGCGCTCTCCGGAATCCGGGAAGGAGATTCAGCTTCATGATCAAAAAAGATTCCCCGGTCCCAATTTACTATCAGGTGGAAGAAAACATTAAAGAAAAAATCCATTCGGGCGAGTGGAAAAGCGGGGATGCCATCCCATCTGAGCGCCAGTTCTGCGAGCAATACTCCATTAGCCGAATGACGGTACGCCAGGCAATCAGCAATCTGGTCAATGAAGGAATTTTGGAACGGAAGAGAGGCCGGGGGACATTTGTCTCCGCTGCCAAGCTGAATCAGGAGCTCACAGGAATTACGAGCTTTACCGAGCAAATGGCGGAACAGGGAAAGAAGCCGGAAACGAAAGTGCTGAGCTTCGAGCAGACTTCCTCTTCCAAGCAGGCGGCGAAGGAACTTGGGCTCGATCAAGATGAAGAGATATACAAAGTGAAACGGATCCGTCTCGCGGACGGAGAGGCAATCGCCTATGAGACCCTTTATATGCCCGTCCGTCTTTTTCCGGACATGACAAAAAAGCATGCAGAGGGATCTATCTATGATTACATTGAAAATCAGTGCGGACTTCCGATCCAGTATGGAAAGCAAGAACTGGAAGCAGCCGAGGCAGGGAAAAAAGCGGCCGACGCGCTAAAGCTTGATGAAGGGGCACCGGTTCTCAAGATTCAGAGGACCAGCTTTACTCCGGACCACACAGCGGTTGAGTATACGAAAACGATTTATAGAGGCGACCGGTATAAATACGTGATGGAACTGGAACGCAAACACGGAGGAATATAGGGTGGAGCCGGCGAAAATTGCAGAAAACATGGCCCGTGTATACCGGCAGAATCCGAAGGTCGAGTCTGTCTGGATTGGCGGTTCTGTATCACGCGGATGGAATGACGGTTTTTCGGACATTGAGCTGTTTCTCGTTTGGAAGTCAGAACCGGCTGATGCAGACCGCATGGAGCCAATTCAGGCCGTTCAGGGGGAAATCCTCGATTATCATGCATATGAAGACGAAGAGTGGTCCGAATCCTATATGGCATTCGGAGTGAAGATGGAGCTCAGCCATTTCTTAACTGCCACGGTGGAAAAGGTCATTAGGGAAGTCACGGTAAATCATTCGGCCAATCTTGACCATCAGTGCCTTGCTTCTTCCATCAGCAGCGGGATATGCCTTGAAGGAGAGGAAGTTTTTTCAAAACTGAAGAACGGGCTTACCCCCTATCCGGCGGGTTTGAAAAAGGCAATGATGGAAGAAAATCTGGATTTTGGAAACCGGTGGCGGAATCGTCAAGCGCTGGCAGACAGACAGGATTGGCTCATGCTCCATGAAGTGTTTGTTACCGTTCAGAAAAAGGTGATGGCGATTCTCTTCGCGTTAAATGAAAGCTATGTCCATCATCCCGCTTTTAAATGGCAAAGAAAATCACTGGATGAGATGGCTGTAAAGCCGGCAGATGCGGCAGAGCGGCTCGAGCAGGTTTTTCTGGAACATCCTTCATACGGTTTAGCCATCCTTGAAGAGTTTCTTGACGAATTTTTCGGAATTGTCAGGATGCATCATCCGGTTCTTTCATTCGATCAAAAGCTGGAAAGCAGCATGGCTGTACGACCGCAGAAAAAAACAGGTGAGTGAGTCACCTGTTTTTCCGGTTTCATATTTCTTTTGCTTCGTTCCATTCGGTCTGGACCGGTTCATTCGGTAAGTTCCGTGTCACATATGTTCCGGCAATCAGATCGTGAATGGATCGTTTGTCTTCCCTTACGCCCATCATGATGGCGCTCGCTGCAAGCACGATCAAGGATAGCAGCATGCCCCCGAATAGAACGGCAAATGCTGCGATGAGGGAGTTGCTTGGTTCAGGGGCTGTTTCCAGCGGATTGCTCATGATTTCGATAAATTCAGACCATGAAAGAGATAGAGCAATGACAGCTCCGATAATGGCCGGAAGACCGTAAAGAATGCCGCTGATCACCGTCCGTTTGATCATCGTCCAGAACGTGACACCCTGCCCGTTCACTTTGACAATCCGAACCTTCACAGCCCTTTTGCCGACCGTATAGCCATACCAGAAAATCGGCAGCAGAAGCCCGTAAAAGAATTGAATCCCGCTTGTCGTATTCTGTCCAATTGTTTCGCCAACCAGGAGAGTAAGTAAATATCCTATAATTGCAAATAGCACTCCGTCAATAAGATTCGCCCCAAGGCGTATCCAAAAGCCTGCCGGATTTTTTTCCATAAAAAATCGCCTCCTTTAATCATCATTTTCCATCATACCCTAAAATACCAAGTAAACCAATGTGTGCCCCATTCATAAGAAAAATATTCTGTGATAAGATAAGGACAAGATTGCTGATCAGACAAACTGAAGGCCCATCTCTAGTTTATTAGGGATGGGCTTTTTTTATCCCATATCCAGCGGGGATTGTATGCAGGATTTGGGCATCAGCGGAAAACCATCATTCACAGGGAGGAATTTTTCATGCTTTACAGTTATATGACACAGCTTGTATGCCCGAAATGCGGCAGCAGCTATGATCCGGATCAAGTCCAGCAGCTGTGCACATGCGGTTCGCCGCTGCTTGTTGAATACGATTACGAGGAACTGAAAAAGGTTTGGACAAAAGAAAGCCTGGCATCCCGCGCAAGCAGTCTTTGGAGATATCACGAGCTTTTGCCGGTTCGTGAAGAAAGCAATGCCGTAACGATGGGGGAAGGGGGCACTCCGATTCTGCCGGTTCCTGAAATAGGCGCGCAGTATGGCATTAAACAGCTATTTATGAAGGATGAAGGCTTGATTCCAACCGGTTCATTTAAAGCGAGGGGAGCAGCTGTCGGTCTATCAAAAGCCAAAGAGCTCGGAGTGAAAAAATTCGCCATGCCGACGAACGGGAACGCCGGGGCTGCATGGTCCCTCTATGCTGCACGAGCCGGACTGGAAGCCAATGTCGTGATGCCGGTGGATGCCCCGATCACGACACGCAAAGAATGCGCTGCATCCGGAGCCAACCTGTGGCTTGTGAATGGACTGATCAGCGATGCAGGGAAAATGGTGGCGGAGCTCGTTGAAAAGAAAGGATATTACGATGCATCCACGCTGAAAGAGCCATATCGGATTGAAGGCAAAAAAACAATGGGTCTAGAAATTGCCGAGCAGTTCGGATGGGAGGTGCCGGACGTCATTCTCTATCCGACAGGCGGAGGGGTCGGGTTGATTGGAATTTATAAAGCACTTATGGAACTCCAGAAGCTTGGCTGGATCGCTCCTGATAAACTGCCGAGACTCGTAGCGGTTCAGGCGGAAGGCTGCGCGCCGATTGTGAAGGCCTGGGAAGAGGGGAAAACCGAATCCGAATTTTGGAAGGATTCTAAAACCGGGGCCTTTGGAATCAATGTTCCGAAAGCCATCGGTGATTTCCTTGTCCTCGATGCGATCTATAAGACAAAAGGCTGTGCCGTTTCCATTTCGGAGGAAGCCATTCAAACCGCCCAGCTTGATATTGCGTCAAAAGAAGGATTGTTCATCTGTCCTGAGGGAGCAGCTGTATTCGCAGCCGCCAAAAAGCTTCGGGAGGAACAATGGATCAAGGAAACGGACAAGGTGGTCCTTCTGAATACAGGGCAGGGAATCAAGTATGCAGATGACCTGAAAGCAGAGGCTCCGGTGCTTGAACCGGGGGATTCCCTTCTATCCGCATTTCAGTAAAAATAAAGAAAATGACCAGCCAATTTAAGCACCGGGAGTTAGGGAAATGGCGCTATTGGCATGATATGACCTTGCCGGGAAAAGGCCAGGTCATCCTCACTTCAAACGAAGGGGTCAAAGTCATTCATTATCAATTGAGTATGTACTGGCCCGATAAATTCCTAAAAGCGAAGCGAATATAAAAAAGCCCCTGCTGACTCCTGGCAGGGGCTTTTGCATTTATCTTTTTCTTTTTTGCTGACGCTGGTTGGCTGCATCGGCTCTGGATTGAGCCTGCGTATCAGCCTGGTCGGCTAATTCACGGGAGAACTCCTCATATGTTCCATCTGTCTCTTTCTTCAGCTGTTTCGGAACTTGAGCAAGACCATTCTTGTTTTTATCACGAGTATGCTGCTTGTGTCCTCTTCCCAAAGTGAACGCCCCCTGTGAGTTGAACTTGTGGTTCAATGTTAGGATAGCCTTACAGCGGGACCTGTATGCTGGTAACTAGTTCTTTTTCTTCGTAAATCCGCCAGCCCGGTCCGCCGCTTTAAATTCCCTGCCATAAAGAACTTCCTGCATCGCGGTCAAGGTTTTCTTCGAATTTTCATGTCGTTTCTTTTCCATCCTTCAATCAGCTCCATTCTTAAGACTAGAACTATTTTGGACAATCGGCATGGGATTCATACTCCATATAAAAACA is a window encoding:
- a CDS encoding YfhD family protein, with amino-acid sequence MGRGHKQHTRDKNKNGLAQVPKQLKKETDGTYEEFSRELADQADTQAQSRADAANQRQQKRKR
- a CDS encoding RDD family protein, whose translation is MEKNPAGFWIRLGANLIDGVLFAIIGYLLTLLVGETIGQNTTSGIQFFYGLLLPIFWYGYTVGKRAVKVRIVKVNGQGVTFWTMIKRTVISGILYGLPAIIGAVIALSLSWSEFIEIMSNPLETAPEPSNSLIAAFAVLFGGMLLSLIVLAASAIMMGVREDKRSIHDLIAGTYVTRNLPNEPVQTEWNEAKEI
- a CDS encoding threonine synthase, which gives rise to MLYSYMTQLVCPKCGSSYDPDQVQQLCTCGSPLLVEYDYEELKKVWTKESLASRASSLWRYHELLPVREESNAVTMGEGGTPILPVPEIGAQYGIKQLFMKDEGLIPTGSFKARGAAVGLSKAKELGVKKFAMPTNGNAGAAWSLYAARAGLEANVVMPVDAPITTRKECAASGANLWLVNGLISDAGKMVAELVEKKGYYDASTLKEPYRIEGKKTMGLEIAEQFGWEVPDVILYPTGGGVGLIGIYKALMELQKLGWIAPDKLPRLVAVQAEGCAPIVKAWEEGKTESEFWKDSKTGAFGINVPKAIGDFLVLDAIYKTKGCAVSISEEAIQTAQLDIASKEGLFICPEGAAVFAAAKKLREEQWIKETDKVVLLNTGQGIKYADDLKAEAPVLEPGDSLLSAFQ
- a CDS encoding VOC family protein; amino-acid sequence: MKNLELFETHVYTLHLMNSIEFYRKLELEVAYIIKERGVAFFWIGDPAKKKQMLGVWEVPKVKFRKSHFAFHVNLEELLNAPTFLSKQGIELSPDFGLDTSEPIVHSWMPSASYYFEDPDGNSLEYISALEGEPIPELGAVHLSTWREIQKKAGYNC
- the nagB gene encoding glucosamine-6-phosphate deaminase: MKLIKTENYRDMSQKASHIFLDQMDAKRDPVLGLATGGTVKGVYYELIQLYKEGRISFSEAVSFNLDEYFGMKKEDPNSYFSYMQKQLFHYTDFAPNHNHIPDGTAEDPVRECGRYERMIEEAGGVDLQLLGIGENGHIGFNEPGTSFDIPTHLVQLTDSTRKANARYFETMNDVPEKAVTMGINTIMKSRKIVLLASGVKKAAAIERLWYGEVTEEFPASVLKNHPDVTIIADAEALSGIREGDSAS
- a CDS encoding DUF4037 domain-containing protein — translated: MEPAKIAENMARVYRQNPKVESVWIGGSVSRGWNDGFSDIELFLVWKSEPADADRMEPIQAVQGEILDYHAYEDEEWSESYMAFGVKMELSHFLTATVEKVIREVTVNHSANLDHQCLASSISSGICLEGEEVFSKLKNGLTPYPAGLKKAMMEENLDFGNRWRNRQALADRQDWLMLHEVFVTVQKKVMAILFALNESYVHHPAFKWQRKSLDEMAVKPADAAERLEQVFLEHPSYGLAILEEFLDEFFGIVRMHHPVLSFDQKLESSMAVRPQKKTGE
- a CDS encoding MSMEG_1061 family FMN-dependent PPOX-type flavoprotein, producing the protein MKPFQNVIKSADQLEEIWGKPGKLAANKVIPYLDAHCINFLSLSPFVVIGTSNADGECDVSPRGDHPGFILVLNEKQLVIPERPGNKRLDSIRNLLENHHASLLCIIPGLDETLRITGKASIIKDPDILEQMKAKGKTPIAGIAVEVGECFIHCGKAMKRSHLWNHTEWHAAEELPKANEILAEHAKSAGLDAVGVAAALEESYRKRMY
- a CDS encoding YfhE family protein, translating into MEKKRHENSKKTLTAMQEVLYGREFKAADRAGGFTKKKN
- the nagA gene encoding N-acetylglucosamine-6-phosphate deacetylase, whose amino-acid sequence is MIAITQAAVYAETGTFIPGYVLIQDGKVKETGMMEALTIPEGCQEIRLTENIELIPGMIDMHIHGAGGADVMDAQEEALKTMARQLVQEGTTSFLPTTMTSDVSSIEKALSNLDVFMSRPASGAEVLGIHVEGPFLSPKRAGAQLPGHFLKPDIELFQEWQEKAGNGIKMMTMAPELEGGLKLAQHLAETGVIPSIGHSDALFHEGEKAAEHGVIQATHLFNGMRGLHHREAGTAGFALLDPRIKCEIIADGVHVAPEMIRLAYQIKGADGMILITDSMRAKGLENGVYDLGGQDVHVKDGRAELSNGSLAGSVLKMNEAVRNMKRFTGCSTKDIIQMASANPAKQLNVYDRKGSIRAGKDADLTALSKDGEVVLTISAGEVAYQKEDSNETD
- the putP gene encoding sodium/proline symporter PutP; its protein translation is MDSGVVLSIGIYMAGMLLIGYLAYRRTANLNDYMLGGRNLGPAVTALSAGASDMSGWLLMGLPGAMFVSGLSAGWIVVGLTAGAWLNWLFVAPRLRTYTEVANNSITIPDYFDNRFKDHSRILRVTSALVILIFFTFYTSSGMVAGGELFKSAFHLDYRWGIWLTASVVILYTLFGGFLAVSWTDFVQGTIMFIALILVPIVTIANIGGWTETFSEIRSIDPTLLEAFKGTSFIGIISLLAWGLGYFGQPHIIVRFMAITSVKEMKSARRIGMGWMIFSIVGAMFTGLVGIAYFSIENMKLPNEETVFIVLSDVLFPSLITGFLLAAILAAVMSTIASQLLVTSSAITEDFYKAFFRKNASDKELVLVGRLAVLGIALIALVMALNPSKTILNLVGYAWAGFGAAFGPVVLLSLYWKRMTKWGALAGMIGGTLTVIIWEQIPLPFFKEVYEIIPGFIVCAAAIAVTSLLTAKPSQDMENEFDEAVRMLTGEKSNDKALPL
- the phnF gene encoding phosphonate metabolism transcriptional regulator PhnF — protein: MIKKDSPVPIYYQVEENIKEKIHSGEWKSGDAIPSERQFCEQYSISRMTVRQAISNLVNEGILERKRGRGTFVSAAKLNQELTGITSFTEQMAEQGKKPETKVLSFEQTSSSKQAAKELGLDQDEEIYKVKRIRLADGEAIAYETLYMPVRLFPDMTKKHAEGSIYDYIENQCGLPIQYGKQELEAAEAGKKAADALKLDEGAPVLKIQRTSFTPDHTAVEYTKTIYRGDRYKYVMELERKHGGI
- a CDS encoding site-2 protease family protein; translated protein: MKKLIVMNLIGAAAGGFGTYFLLDYFQVDLSLNTLFWLCVYFWFGHYLSVFFHELGHLAGGAARGMTFYSILVGPVLITKERSKTRVKWEKHGLSIGGRAAMYPDLTERKASIEKQLYWHILGGPLASLITGAAALIVSLVLHEVWLFVFAVISLLAGVTNLLITEAKDAIPDGAALKNLRNPLTKEVFIAAYLIAGNVREDWSELPADIAERARKAITGFPENMMSLSIASALSQYDMSRGAPGEAVKLLRIFVMRTPDKKKRSIFWEQTYANYLLACYMAGETGVELSAIADNVQKRDPLAYEKAQFAAAALTGDHLKAEAALKKAIACSSSMYALYGDGEMERKLLKRADCVRKSVTA
- a CDS encoding peptidoglycan-binding protein; this encodes MRKGDTGDLVKDVQRKLMASGYRLSADGIFGADTEAAVIAFQKKNKLTADGIVGSQTYAALNRVKPPSASYPLPAGVYREGSTGEPVKQIQRALQKLGVYTGSIDGQYGPQTTAAVRRFQARYSALADDGVYGPTTRTYMLNALK